AATTCCCgtaaaaacagaacacaaaagaACAGGAGAGTTAATGTTCTAACTGACACGTGTCCCTACCTTGCCATACACTCACacaattaaaatttctaactCTGTCTCTTATCCGAAAAATAATCATCTCCAAGtgtaataagaaaatcaaaataaaactctcatttcttcttcttcctcgccTATAAATACAACTCCATTCTCTCATCTCCtacatcacaaaacaaaaacctcacttaaaaaaaaaaaacagaagacagaaaaaaacaaaaaaaaaaagaaaaagaaaaataaacaaattttcttttcttttttttcctctaaagtttctattttgtctattcgtgtttttttttttacttcctGATAATGGGAGCCTatgaaacagaaaaaccaACTAAAGATGCGGCGGCTCTAGAGACACAGTCGCCGGAAGATTTCGATCAACCATCTCCGCTTCGTAAAATCATCTCCGTCGCTTCCATCGCCGCCGGTGTACAGTTCGGGTGGGCCTTACAGCTCTCTCTTCTTACTCCGTACGTTCAACTCCTCGGAATCCCTCACAAATGGTCATCTCTCATTTGGCTCTGTGGTCCAGTCTCCGGCATGATTGTTCAACCAATCGTCGGTTTCCACAGTGACCGATGTAGGTCCAAATTTGGTCGCCGTCGTCCTTTCATCGCCACCGGAGCCGCACTCGTCGCCGTCGCTGTTTTCCTCATCGGTTACGCTGCGGATTTCGGTTATAAAATGGGAGATAAACTCGAGGAGAAGGTTAAAGTTCGAGCTATAGGGATCTTTGCTCTCGGGTTCTGGATCCTCGACGTAGCCAACAACACCTTACAAGGACCTTGCCGTGCTTTCTTAGCCGACTTAGCCGCCGGTGACGCTAAGAGAACGCGAGTCGCAAACgcgtttttctctttttttatggCGGTTGGAAACGTTTTGGGTTATGCGGCTGGTTCGTACACTAACCTCCACAAGATGTTTCCGTTCACAATGACAAAAGCTTGCGATATCTATTGCGCCAATCTCAAgacttgtttcttcttatccATCACTCTCCTCCTCATCGTCACCGTCACGTCTCTTTGGTACGTTAATGACAAACAATGGTCTCCGCCGCCGCGAAATGCCGACGACGACGAGAAGACCTCAAGCGTTCCTTTGTTCGGTGAAATCTTTGGAGCATTCAAAGTCATGAAACGTCCCATGTGGATGCTTCTAATCGTCACGGCCTTAAACTGGATCGCTTGGTTCCCATTTCTTTTGTTCGATACTGATTGGATGGGTCGTGAAGTGTTCGGTGGAGATTCAGATGGAAATGAACGATCGAAGAAACTATACAGTCTTGGAGTCCAATCTGGTGCAATGGGATTGATGTTTAACTCTATAGTTCTTGGTTTCATGTCACTTGGTGTTGAATGGATTGGTCGGAAATTAGGAGGAGCTAAACGGCTTTGGGGTATTGTCAATTTCATCCTAGCCGCTGGTTTGGCCATGACGGTTCTCGTTACGAAATTCGCCGAGGATCACCGGAAAACCGCCGGTGATTTAGCCGGACCGAGCGCTAGTGTTAAAGCTGGAGCTTTAAGTCTCTTTGCTGTTCTTGGTATCCCATTAGCTGTAAGTACACTTTTGTGTTGTCttgttaaaaaactttttgctTTGCTTAAACTAACATTAATCGATTcgttttttattatttacagATTACTTTCAGTACTCCTTTTGCTCTAGCATCCATATTCTCAAGCTGCTCCGGTGCAGGCCAAGGTAAATATATACATCTTTAATATTAAAGTTACTAAAGTTACAAATATGTGGGACCGTAactattatattttggtttcatcCACCTTATGCAATTATAACATAggtatttaaattgtttttgtgatgttttGATTTACAGGACTTTCATTAGGAGTTTTAAATTTGGCGATTGTGATACCACAAATGATAGTCTCACTAGGAGGTGGACCTTTCGACGCCTTGTTCGGCGGTGGAAACTTACCGGCGTTTATCGTTGCAGCAATTGCAGCGGCGATTAGTGGAGTATTAGCGTTAACCGTTTTACCTTCACCACCACCGGACGCACCCAAGGCAACGACCATGGGAGGATTCCACtagtttactattttttttttttaatgaaactcATCAAATACAGTATTACTGTGCGAAACTGCAAAAAcccaaataaaagaaaagaatggataaaatgataaaatctAATAAACCTTGGGTCGTCTGTATTTCAcccttttttagttttttttcttctttttttataacttttgtcacttattttaatttgaaatagaatgttttttttttttgccctTAAATAAGATTTGTGTGTTGAGTACAATTGTTTACTGTTTGCTTCGGTAGAACAAATATCCAACTAGAAAGTAATTCCCTCTACCctcagaaaagaaaattttgataataatgTATGGcaattcttttatatatagggAACAAGTTGAACAATTTATGTAGTTTAGAACGGTTTAGGCGATAAATAACCATTAATAATACcagttaaattaattaatatgattaataattttaaaaatacttattaataaatattaaaacaattcTCATGTAAgtacataaaatataaacctagaagatattaaaatattaaatattaaataagaaaCCTTAAATATTCTTGCAAACAACTAGTCCAATCAATATGACATTTTTGTATTCTATAAACACACTgtattataatataaactatACAGTATGTTTCTTAGCACAGTATGACACTTAACAACTTGATGATTTATACTAGGCAACAACCAATGTTTTTGAAGATCATACAATATCATTTATAagtatatcattttttatattacaaaatgaaagattGTTTTGGTCAACAATATGCGGGCTTGAACCCTCAGTGGCGATACAACATTttacatatctatatataagttttttccaccaatttttagaatatttgCCTAAAATATAAGAATGTTTATACTGCTTAATTAGTGAGTAAGAACAGGTAGTCCATATCCATTTTATACAATTCGGACTCAGTTGTCACGACTTCGTTAATTGGCAACTTTGGCAAGTATGTTGATTTCAGAACACATCGAATCAACAAAGGACAGTCTATTGTGTTAAGTTGCAAACGATCAAAACAAGGCTGGCGTAACATAAATGAAGGCCTTTGGgctaaataaatataatagatACATCAAAATACAACTTTCAATTTGGACAGACTTGAAGCCTTCTATAATTTGGCCTGGATCAATACTCCTTTTAAGACTAAGGTGTATCAGCCCagtcttttgatttttgattattttttttgtaaaccgAGGCAAGATTTTTGATAGGCAATAATCCTACTTTATAATACATTCGGAGTGTGTATTcaattaaacattttaaatgatttgtgttaaaataacaaattcagCCTCACAATTTAATGTTAAGGATACAATCATATCATCCTTTCATTACCTCTTATGCAATTTACCACAAATGATTGAAACCTCTTATTCAACTAGAGGTTTtgaaatattgatatatatatttggattttgtaaataattaaggtttttaaattatgtcatttaattatttgaaaaatgagGGTAAATAAGATTTTGTACATGACTTTTTTTAAGGAGTTTTAAGTTTGGCAATTGTGATACTACAAATGATAGTAGTGTGACAGTGTCACCTTGGATTCCATTAATTTTCTATGTTCCCTTTTCATGAAATTCATCAAATAGACAAATACAGTATTATTGTGCAAAACCCAAATAAATGAAAAGGTAAAATCTAATAAACCTTGGACCGTCTATTTCACCCTTCTTTTAGTCTTCTTACTGACTTTAATTTGAAATAgaattggtttttgtttttggcctTCAGTAAACATTGTGTGTAACTAAAGTCTTCTTTTGTTAACAAGAAAGACCCAGAAGATCACACTAGAGAAAATAAGTCCTTTTTATGGCACTTCTTTTTGAATTAGATGGGGGAAAAGTTGAATtactttactttatttttatttaggtAAATAAATTACTTAATATGACTTCAAAAAATAgacattaaataaaatttgttaaacttaattaatttgatatttgattaattCAAATTACTTAGAAACATTTTAATTCTCATGTAAAGATACtgaccaaaaaatattaaaaagtatatactaCTAAAATAAGGACGTCCGTTAAATTATAAACCTTAAATATTCTTGTAAACAACTAAGTTTagtcaactaaaaaaaacaaaacaaagaggaGTTAATGACCTACTGCCACGTGTCCTCACATTGTCATGCACTCACACAAATGAGATTTCTAACTGCGTCTCTTATCTGGAAAATAATCtcattccttcttcttcctcgccTATAAATACAACTCCAATGTCTCATCTCCTACATCACAAAACTAAATCCCCActttcacaacaaaaaaactcttttctttttgtctgctcgtttttcttttcataatgGGAGCCTTGGAAGCAGAAAGAGCCGCCAACAATGCTACGGCGTTAGAGACACAGTCGTCACCGGAAGATCTCGGTCAACCATCTCCTCTGCGTAAGATCATCTCCGTCGCTTCAATCGCCGCCGGTGTACAGTTCGGGTGGGCCTTACAGCTTTCTCTTCTGACTCCTTACATACAACTCCTCGGGATCCCTCACAAATGGTCGTCTTACATGTGGCTTTGTGGTCCTATCTCCGGCATGATTGTTCAACCGATCGTCGGTTACCACAGTGACCGATGCGAGTCCAGATTCGGTCGCCGTCGTCCTTTCATTGCCGCCGGAGTCGCACTCGTAGCCGTCTCGGTTTTCCTTATCGGATTCGCGGCGGATATGGGACATAGTTTTGGAGATAAACTCGAGAACAAGGTAAGGACTCGAGCCATTATAATCTTCCTAACCGGGTTTTGGTTCCTCGACGTGGCTAACAACACCTTACAAGGACCATGCCGTGCTTTCTTAGCCGATTTAGCCGCCGGAGACGCTAAAAAAACGCGAGTCGCAAACGCGTGTTTCTCCTTCTTTATGGCGGTTGGAAACGTTTTGGGTTACGCTGCTGGATCTTACACTAACCTTCACAAAATGTTTCCTTTCACAATGACAAAAGCTTGCGACATCTATTGTGCGAATCTCAAgacttgtttcttcttatccATCACTCTCCTCCTTATCGTCACATTCTCGTCTCTATGGTACGTTAAAGACAAACAATGGTCTCCACCTCAAGGAGACAAGGAGGAGAAAACATcaagtctttttttctttggagaAATCTTTGGAGCTGTTAGACACATGAAACGTCCCATGGTGATGCTTCTAATTGTCACGGTCATTAATTGGATCGCTTGGtttccatttattttgtatgataCCGATTGGATGGGTCGTGAAGTGTACGGTGGAAACTCAGATGGAGATGAACGATCGAAGAAACTTTACGACCAAGGAGTTCAGGCTGGTGCATTGGGATTGATGTTTAATTCTATACTTCTTGGTTTCGTGTCACTTGGTGTTGAATCGATTGGTCGGAAAATGGGAGGAGCTAAACGACTTTGGGGATGTGTGAATTTCATACTCGCCATAGGTTTGGCCATGACGGTTCTTGTTACTAAATCGGCTGAGCATCACCGGGAAATCGCCGGTCCTTTAGCCGGACCGAGCAGTGGTATTAAAGCCGGAGTATTTAGTCTCTTTACCGTTCTTGGTATCCCATTGGCCGTAAGtacacttttgttttgtccttttgttttctttacaaTTTTAGGTTTGTAACcgattcttttttcttgtgtaaTTATTATGACAGATTACTTACAGTATTCCATTTGCACTAGCGTCCAttttctcaaccaattccgGTGCCGGCCAAggtaattttcatttatttaaaatgttaagTTACAAATCTAATGGTCAGATTCTGATAATGTAGGACATATTAGCATTTATTGAGTTCAAACGTTTgatttgaataattaattgaaaagaTTATGTTTCCAATTTTGTGTATtattgtatctatctattcAAAAGTAATTCTTTCCTTTATTGCATAGGAGAAAAAAGGGAGTAAATATTTCCTTTGTAACTTTTTTCAAAGTCTTTTCTTGTTAATGTGGATTATCTACCAAGTTTATCTATAGCATTTAATAGGGTGAGATTTATtaacttaattatattaattaagattTCTATGTAATCTGCtcttatattttcattatccATAGGTTTCATCATTCATGCACCTAATGTTTGAAACGTAGACAGTTTCTTTTGCAACAtaagtaaatatttaaatttaacgAAAACGTGTTTCTTTTTACAGGACTTTCATTAGGCGTTTTAAATATAGCGATTTGTATACCACAAATGATAGTATCATTCTCAAGTGGACCATTGGACGCTCAATTCGGCGGTGGAAACCTACCTTCATTTGTGGTCGGAGCAATTGCCGCGGCGGTTAGTGGAGTCTTAGCGTTAACCGTTTTACCTTCACCGCCTCCGGACGCACCAGCCATGTCAGGGGCTATGGGATTCCATTAGTTAACTagtttttacatatatatgaatttccATCTAATACAGTATTGTTGTGCAAAAGTGAAACCCCCAAAAAATGGATAAAGTGAGAAAAATAAACCTTGGTCGTCTGTCTTTTACtgttctttagttttttttttttttttacttttgttattgatgttagtcaatttgttttcgttttgtttggACGTTAATAAATTCTGTGTTTgactacaatttttttactgttttttttgcttcggTGAAAGAAAGATCCAACTAGAGAAAATaatcccaaaacaaaaaatcaacattCAAAATCTGAGctcttttctaaaattaaattcaaaacatgaacttattctatgtaattttttttttttgttttaaagacaTGGCCAATGGGCCTTTCACTCTTGTCAAACCCATTTGAGTCGGGCTTTAGTCATAACTCATTTTAAAGATTAAGGAATATGAGGCCAGTTCTTTTGTCACAATCCTAGTTTAAGCTTGTCTCACTTACCAATTACGTCTCTCAAAagacaaattttaaaaaatctataatcTCTACTCTctaacatgtatatatatatgataaactCGTTGGCTATTACAACTTTTAAATCACAAATGGCCTGATTGGAAAAAAATGTATACATAAATGATAAGTTTGTCACTGATTAATGCGAGAAAATTCTAATTATTTGCATTAATAAAATTAGCGTAGTtaggttttaaaaaggtttatacaatacattatacatatttataaatttaaatgtttttaaatttatattaaatttattttattatttagataaatcttaaataaaaagaaaccaaatattatttgttattttttcgtgaaatttatctttttaatatattttttattttagtaaaaagaaGGAATGGTGGCGCCGGAAACTGACCGTAGGGTCAGTCTAATTACTCTCTCAGCGTTTCTCTTTTTGGTCCTCAAATCTTCACCTTCAAGATCTTCTTCGTCCCTCGATCTCCGATTTCAAATCTCGTTTCTCCGTTCAAGCAACCTCTCTGAATTCCTAGTCTCACAGCAGGAATTAGTACTCGGCGAAGCGATTTCTGCTTCGATCTCTACATCTGAAGTTCCGATCTGACGAAATTTAGGGTTCGTCTGGGTCGAAGTTAAATAGGAAAAAGATTTCGAATTGGCTTGAGAATGGCGGAATCTAGTGGAAGTTGGAGAGATTCTTATAAAGGAATGTCGTCTGATAACATCAAGGGTTTGGTTTTAGCGTTGTCTTCTAGTTTGTTCATTGGTGCTAGTTTCATTGTTAAGAAGAAAGGGCTTAAGAAAGCTGCGAGTACTGGTACTAGGGCAGGTATAAATCTCTTTCCTTTAATCGGATTTTGGTTTCTGGGTTTTGATTCTGGTGCTGGAATTGTGGTTTTAGACTGTGTAGAATTATGTTGAACTCAACGAGCAGATAACATCTCTGATAGATTTTGGATCTGTGATTCTAATTGAACTTATCAGGATTCAACTAGCTAGCTATTCAGAGGTTGTGAACAGATAGGAGATTTTGTGTTTCCTCTGTTGAACTTCATTTAGTAGTTAATAGCCACATTGTCGTTTCTAGTGATTACATTGTGGCATGTAAATGTTGTTCCTTTAGGTTTCCTTTTCATGGTATAATTCAATCTGATTTTTGTAGGTGTTGGTGGGTATTCTTATCTCTACGAGCCTCTTTGGTGGATTGGCATGACGACAAGTGAgtcttctttgctttttaatcttctttcttaGTGATTTGATTACTATGttgttggtttgttttgttgctcATTGGTTTCTGCTACTTCCAGTGTTACTTGGTGAAATTGCCAATTTCGCTGCTTATGCATTTGCGCCTGCTATACTTGTCACTCCTCTAGGTGCTGTCAGTATCATTATCAGGTAAGAGATTACTCATGTCTGACTCTTCCATCAGGTTTTCTATATACGATTGAATgtgtgatttttctttcttttctcttacaCTTTGTTATCTGAATCTCAGTGCTGTCTTAGCTCATATTATATTACGGGAAAAACTACATATCTTTGGAATTCTTGGCTGTGCCTTATGTGTTGTGGGTTCCACAACAATTGTCTTACATGCCCCTCAAGAACGTGAAATTGACTCTGTGATTGAAGTTTGGAATCTTGCAACTGAACCAGGTGCGTTGCTTGATGGGGCTGTGATTTGAGCCATCTCATGACTCATGATTCTATTTCGCCTTCCATTCAATTTTCTAACTTCGTCTAGTTTGTTGCAGCATTCATGTTCTATGCGAGTCTGGTAATTGGGGCTGCTGTATTTCTCATTATCCGTTTTGTGCCCCAATATGGGCAAACAAATGTAATGGTTTACATTGGTATTTGTTCGCTCGTGGGATCATTATCGGTATGTAGTTTTTGGTATTTCCAGTTTGTAATCCTTTATTTCTTTAGAAGAATGTTGATTCCACTTTGCCTAAATTGATATTGTCAAACTTGTGAACAGGTAATGAGTGTAAAAGCACTTGGAATAGCATTAAAGCTGACCTTTTCAGGAACAAATCAGTTATTTTATCCTCAAACATGGATATTCACCTTGGTCGTACTTACTTGTGTGGTAACCCAACTGAACTACTTAAACAAGGTAACTATTAATTAAGTGATTTTCAGGATAATCGATTGGAAGACTTTGACGTGGGTAATTAGATGTCTATCTTTGTTACT
This sequence is a window from Arabidopsis thaliana chromosome 1 sequence. Protein-coding genes within it:
- a CDS encoding magnesium transporter, putative (DUF803) (Protein of unknown function (DUF803); CONTAINS InterPro DOMAIN/s: Protein of unknown function DUF803 (InterPro:IPR008521); BEST Arabidopsis thaliana protein match is: Protein of unknown function (DUF803) (TAIR:AT1G34470.1); Has 1265 Blast hits to 1244 proteins in 219 species: Archae - 0; Bacteria - 92; Metazoa - 420; Fungi - 372; Plants - 263; Viruses - 0; Other Eukaryotes - 118 (source: NCBI BLink).), producing MAESSGSWRDSYKGMSSDNIKGLVLALSSSLFIGASFIVKKKGLKKAASTGTRAGVGGYSYLYEPLWWIGMTTMLLGEIANFAAYAFAPAILVTPLGAVSIIISAVLAHIILREKLHIFGILGCALCVVGSTTIVLHAPQEREIDSVIEVWNLATEPAFMFYASLVIGAAVFLIIRFVPQYGQTNVMVYIGICSLVGSLSVMSVKALGIALKLTFSGTNQLFYPQTWIFTLVVLTCVVTQLNYLNKALDTFNTAIVSPIYYVMFTSLTILASVIMFKDWDRQNGTQIVTEICGFVTILSGTFLLHRTKDMVEGSSVILPLRISKHINEEEGIPLRRQESLRSP
- a CDS encoding magnesium transporter, putative (DUF803); translated protein: MAESSGSWRDSYKGMSSDNIKGLVLALSSSLFIGASFIVKKKGLKKAASTGTRAGVGGYSYLYEPLWWIGMTTMLLGEIANFAAYAFAPAILVTPLGAVSIIISAVLAHIILREKLHIFGILGCALCVVGSTTIVLHAPQEREIDSVIEVWNLATEPAFMFYASLVIGAAVFLIIRFVPQYGQTNVMVYIGICSLVGSLSVMSVKALGIALKLTFSGTNQLFYPQTWIFTLVVLTCVVTQLNYLNKALDTFNTAIVSPIYYVMFTSLTILASVIMFKDWDRQNGTQIVTEICGFVTILSGTFLLHRTKDMVEGAFLNFIYGTCYAYICSDGLDLEFLHSMRKKRMRI
- the SUC5 gene encoding Major facilitator superfamily protein (SUC5; FUNCTIONS IN: carbohydrate transmembrane transporter activity, sugar:hydrogen symporter activity, sucrose:hydrogen symporter activity; INVOLVED IN: seed development; LOCATED IN: plasma membrane, membrane; EXPRESSED IN: 8 plant structures; EXPRESSED DURING: 4 anthesis, C globular stage, petal differentiation and expansion stage; CONTAINS InterPro DOMAIN/s: Sucrose/H+ symporter, plant (InterPro:IPR005989), General substrate transporter (InterPro:IPR005828), Major facilitator superfamily, general substrate transporter (InterPro:IPR016196); BEST Arabidopsis thaliana protein match is: sucrose-proton symporter 1 (TAIR:AT1G71880.1); Has 2157 Blast hits to 2049 proteins in 534 species: Archae - 36; Bacteria - 796; Metazoa - 398; Fungi - 190; Plants - 419; Viruses - 0; Other Eukaryotes - 318 (source: NCBI BLink).), which encodes MGALEAERAANNATALETQSSPEDLGQPSPLRKIISVASIAAGVQFGWALQLSLLTPYIQLLGIPHKWSSYMWLCGPISGMIVQPIVGYHSDRCESRFGRRRPFIAAGVALVAVSVFLIGFAADMGHSFGDKLENKVRTRAIIIFLTGFWFLDVANNTLQGPCRAFLADLAAGDAKKTRVANACFSFFMAVGNVLGYAAGSYTNLHKMFPFTMTKACDIYCANLKTCFFLSITLLLIVTFSSLWYVKDKQWSPPQGDKEEKTSSLFFFGEIFGAVRHMKRPMVMLLIVTVINWIAWFPFILYDTDWMGREVYGGNSDGDERSKKLYDQGVQAGALGLMFNSILLGFVSLGVESIGRKMGGAKRLWGCVNFILAIGLAMTVLVTKSAEHHREIAGPLAGPSSGIKAGVFSLFTVLGIPLAITYSIPFALASIFSTNSGAGQGLSLGVLNIAICIPQMIVSFSSGPLDAQFGGGNLPSFVVGAIAAAVSGVLALTVLPSPPPDAPAMSGAMGFH
- the SUC1 gene encoding sucrose-proton symporter 1 (sucrose-proton symporter 1 (SUC1); FUNCTIONS IN: carbohydrate transmembrane transporter activity, sugar:hydrogen symporter activity, sucrose:hydrogen symporter activity; INVOLVED IN: pollen germination, response to nematode; LOCATED IN: plasma membrane, vacuole, membrane; EXPRESSED IN: 23 plant structures; EXPRESSED DURING: 13 growth stages; CONTAINS InterPro DOMAIN/s: Sucrose/H+ symporter, plant (InterPro:IPR005989), General substrate transporter (InterPro:IPR005828), Major facilitator superfamily, general substrate transporter (InterPro:IPR016196); BEST Arabidopsis thaliana protein match is: Major facilitator superfamily protein (TAIR:AT1G71890.1); Has 2274 Blast hits to 2182 proteins in 558 species: Archae - 37; Bacteria - 864; Metazoa - 396; Fungi - 188; Plants - 414; Viruses - 0; Other Eukaryotes - 375 (source: NCBI BLink).), which encodes MGAYETEKPTKDAAALETQSPEDFDQPSPLRKIISVASIAAGVQFGWALQLSLLTPYVQLLGIPHKWSSLIWLCGPVSGMIVQPIVGFHSDRCRSKFGRRRPFIATGAALVAVAVFLIGYAADFGYKMGDKLEEKVKVRAIGIFALGFWILDVANNTLQGPCRAFLADLAAGDAKRTRVANAFFSFFMAVGNVLGYAAGSYTNLHKMFPFTMTKACDIYCANLKTCFFLSITLLLIVTVTSLWYVNDKQWSPPPRNADDDEKTSSVPLFGEIFGAFKVMKRPMWMLLIVTALNWIAWFPFLLFDTDWMGREVFGGDSDGNERSKKLYSLGVQSGAMGLMFNSIVLGFMSLGVEWIGRKLGGAKRLWGIVNFILAAGLAMTVLVTKFAEDHRKTAGDLAGPSASVKAGALSLFAVLGIPLAITFSTPFALASIFSSCSGAGQGLSLGVLNLAIVIPQMIVSLGGGPFDALFGGGNLPAFIVAAIAAAISGVLALTVLPSPPPDAPKATTMGGFH